In the genome of Thiorhodovibrio winogradskyi, the window GCGGCAGTGTTTTGGGCAAAGAGCACAACGGCCTCCTTTTGGGTTTGGACTGACCCCGGTTGGATCGGAAAGGCTCAGGCAAGCGGCGGATTCTCGCGTGCCCCGCAACTCTCGATATCCCTCTTGGGCATTGCATGGCGCATAGGCATCGCATAGCGCATCCCTTTGCGCGGGTCTTACTAGCGAGTCTATCCCAGTCCCGCAATCTTGCCTGTGAGGCGAGTCACGCTTTTGGCGGCCGCGGGCTGGGCTGATGCGCGCTGAACATTGGCCGCAAGGCTGGCGCGGCTGCGCTTTGGAGATGGACATTGAGAGTGGATGAACAAAGCAGCGGTCTCAGTCGTCGATCTGGTGGTAGACCGCCGGATCAAACTTGGGGGTGCAAAGGGCAAGAAAGACCAGGGGCACGGATCCCGTATTCTGAATGCTCTGCCGACAATCGGGCGGGATGTGAATGACATCTCCGGGTTGGACCTGGGTCTCCGGCAAGTCACCAATGCGGGCCAGACCATGACCCGAGAGAATCAGGTAGCGTTCGGTGGTTCCCTCTAGCCAGTGAACACTGGTGGTCACGCCCACCGGCACGGTGGCGCGAGCGATGGACAGCGCCGGATCATTCGGGCTGTTCCAGGTCTCGAGAATGTCGCAGCCCTCGCGAAAGCTGTAGGAATCGGCTTCGTCCGGGCGATGAATGCTGGGATGCATGCTGGGGTTCGTCATGATGGGATCTCGCGGGGGATGCTCTTGGCGGGGATGTGTCTGAAAAATAGGGATGAAGCCATGGCAAGGTCAATGCCGACAATGGAGTGTCCGGTCGCATTCTGGGGATGGCGCGCAGGAGGCCTCGCCTCCCGGCCTCCCATGGCGGCTGCGATTTTGACTCGGGATTCGCTGGACTGTTCCAGTATACTGATATGTTTTTCTGGAAGCGGAGACTATTCATGCAGGATATCAGCCCAATACGTGCCCGCCTTGGCGATCTGAGGGGACGCTTGGAGTCCCTCTGGGGGTATCTTTGACTATGCCGGCAAGGATGAACGCCTGACCGAGGTGTTGCGCGAGCTGGAAGACCCGGATCTGTGGAACAACCCCGGGCGTGCGCAGCAGCTCGGGCGCGAGCGGGCGATGTTGGAGAACGTGGTGTTGGGCTTGCGGGAACTGCGCGCCGGGCTTGACGATACCGACGATCTTCTCGCAATGGCGGTCGCCGAGGAAGACGCCGAGACGGTCGATTCCGTGGTCACCGATCTCGACGGCCATGAAGCGCATATCGCTAAACTCGAGTTCCAGCGCATGTTCTCGG includes:
- a CDS encoding cupin domain-containing protein, translated to MTNPSMHPSIHRPDEADSYSFREGCDILETWNSPNDPALSIARATVPVGVTTSVHWLEGTTERYLILSGHGLARIGDLPETQVQPGDVIHIPPDCRQSIQNTGSVPLVFLALCTPKFDPAVYHQIDD